AACTGGATGCGGAACTGGTTGAACTACTGCAAAGCCGTGCGAAAGAAATTGCACTTGCTGATGCATTACAACAGCAAGAGAACATACAAGCGCCAAGTGAAGAACTTGTTGCAATGGAAGGCATGACAGTAGAGATCGCACAAGCGCTAGCAGCTCGTGGTGTGGTAACAGTGGATGATTTAGCAGATCAGGCGACTGACGATATCGAAGATATTGAAGGTTTGGGTGCTGAGAAAGCAGGTCAACTCATTATGAAAGCGCGCGAATCATGGTTTAACTAGGAGGTAGTATATGACGGACAAGTCGATTAAAGAGTTAGCCCTCAATGTGGGTCGTCCAGTTGAGAAGCTCCTAGAGCAGGTTCGTGAGGCAGGTTTACCACAGCGTAAAGCTGACGATATTATTACCACCGAACAACAAGACAGCTTGATGAGCCATGTGAAAAAGTCACAGGGTTCAGAAAGCCAAGCAGGGCAAATCACGTTGAAACGTAAAACGACTAGTACGGCTAAAGTAGCCAGTACTTCAGGTAAGGCGAAAACGATTAATGTAGAAGTTCGCAAGAAGCATACATTTGTTAAGCCGGATCCAGAACAGATCAAAGCAGAAGCATTGGCGAAAGCCAAGGCTGAGCAACAGGCCAAAGCTGCGCCTGAACAGAATACAGCGCAAGCTGCTTCTGCTGAAGCTCCAAAAACTGGCGTAAATAACGCGAATAAAGCTTTAGAGGCGATGCGTGCTGCTGCAAAGCAAACCAGCGACAAGCAAGAAGTTTCTAAAGCTGCAGTTGTGGTAAAACGCAAATCAACCAACAAGCCGATTGTGAAGCAAGTTGTTAAACCAACTGAAACCGCTGAACAGAAAAAGGCACGTGAAGCAGAAGCAGCAAAATTAAAAGCTGTTGAAGAAGCGGCACGTCGTAAAGCGGCTGAAGAAGCGCAGCAACGTACGCTTGAACAAATGCGTCAAATGGCGTCCAAGTACACCGCGGAAGATACCACTGCAACGATTCGTGTTGTTGATGATTCTCCTCTGGCTGCCGGCCTTGTTGGTCAGGCATATGAAGACTCTTTTGCCAAAGAAGACCGCGAAATCAAACGTGGTACGAATACGCCGAGCGCGCGTGCACCTAAAAAAGGTGGTCGTCGTGGTCAGGAAGAGCAAAGCTTCAGCAAACAGCCTAAGCGCGGTTTAAAAACTAGCCAGGGCAACAAGCACGGCTTCGAAAAACCTGTGAAAAAACAGGTTTACGATGTTGAAATCGGTGAAACGATTGTCGTTGCTGACTTAGCTGCGAAAATGGCAGTTAAGGTTCGTGAAGTGATTAAATCACTCATGAAAATGGGTGAATTGGTTACTCAGAACCAGGCGATTGATCAAGAAATTGCTGCACTTGTTGTTGAGGAAATGGGCCATAACCCGGTACTGGTTTCTGATACACAAGCTGAAGATAACTTGCTTGAAGCAGCTGAAGAAGCACGTGGTGCGCAATCTACGCGTGCGCCTGTTGTTACCATTATGGGTCACGTTGACCATGGTAAGACATCGCTGCTTGACCGTATTCGTCGTGCCAAAGTGGCTGCTGGGGAAGCGGGCGGTATCACACAGCATATCGGTGCTTACCATGTAACTACTGATAAAGGTATGATTACATTCCTTGATACTCCGGGACACGCAGCATTTACTGCAATGCGTTCACGTGGTGCGAAAGCAACAGATATCGTGGTTCTGGTTGTTGCAGCAGATGATGGTGTAATGCCACAAACTGCAGAAGCAATTGACCATGCACGTGCTGCAGGTACACCAATCATTGTTGCAATCAACAAGATGGATAAAGAATCTGCTGATCCAGATCGCGTATTGAATGAATTGACTGTGAAAGAAATCGTGCCAGAACAATGGGGTGGTGACGTTCCAGTGGCAATGGTTTCTGCACATACTGGTCAAGGTATTGATGAACTTCTTGATATTATTTCGATTCAAGCTGAACTTCTAGAGCTTAAAGCATCGGAAGAAGGCGCTGCACAAGGTGTCGTAATTGAAGCACGTGTAGACAACAGCCGTGGTGCGGTAACGTCTATTCTGGTTCAAAACGGTACATTGAAAGTAGGTGATCTCGTTCTTGCCGGTTCATCTTATGGTCGCGTTCGTGCGATGACGGATGAAAATGGTCAGCGTATCAAATCTGCAGGTCCTTCGATTCCAGTGGAAATTCTGGGTCTTCCAGAAGCACCAATGGCGGGTGACGAAGTTCTTGTGGTGAGTGACGAGAAGAAAGCACGTGAAGTTGCCGATGCGCGTATGGATCGTGAACGTCAAAAACGTCTTGAGCGTCAATCTGCAATGCGTCTTGAAAACATCATGGCGTCTATGGGCAAGAAAGATGTGCCTATCGTAAATGTTGTGTTGAAAACTGACGTACGCGGTACCTTGGAAGCATTACACGTTGCACTTGCTGAGCTTGCGACTGATGAAGTTAAAGTACGTATCATCGGTTCTGGTGTAGGTGCGATCACTGAGTCTGACGTGACACTGGCTGAATCTTCAGAAGCAGTTCTACTCGGCTTTAACGTACGTGCGGACAACGCTGCGCGTCAAAAAGCAGATGCAGACAGTATCGACATTCGTTACTACTCAATCATCTATCAATTGATTGATGATGTGAAAGCAGCAATGAGCGGTAAGCTTGCACCAGAACATCGTGAAACGATTCTGGGTGTTGCACAAGTACGTGAAGTATTCCACTCAAGTAAGTTTGGTGCGGCTGCGGGCTGTATGGTACTTGAAGGCGTATTGCATCGTAACAAACCGATTCGCGTATTACGTGATGACGTGGTTGTGTTCCAGGGCGAGCTTGAATCTCTTCGTCGCTACAAAGAAGTGGTTGAAGAAGTTCGTGCCGGTATGGAATGTGGTCTTGCGGTGAAAGGCTATAAAGACATCAAAGCACTTGATAAGATCGAAGTGTACGATGTTCAATTGATTAAACGGAGTCTTTAATGGCGGGTAGTCAACGTCTGAAGCGTATGGCGGATACAGTACAACGCGAGTTGTCCGAACTGATCCGTCAGGAGCTGAAAGATCCACGCTTAGGTGGTCTGGTGACCATCTCTGCGGTGAAGGTGAGCCCAGACCTGGGATATGCGGAAGTTTATGTCACTGTGATGGGACGTGAACTTGGCGATGAGCAAAGCCAAGAGGCCAATAAAGAAACTCTGGATGTGTTGAACAAAGCATCTGGTTTCCTGCGCCACGAGCTGAGTCGTCGTATCAAAACCCGTATTACGCCTCGTCTACGTTTCCATTACGATAAGACCAAT
The nucleotide sequence above comes from Acinetobacter lwoffii. Encoded proteins:
- the infB gene encoding translation initiation factor IF-2, coding for MTDKSIKELALNVGRPVEKLLEQVREAGLPQRKADDIITTEQQDSLMSHVKKSQGSESQAGQITLKRKTTSTAKVASTSGKAKTINVEVRKKHTFVKPDPEQIKAEALAKAKAEQQAKAAPEQNTAQAASAEAPKTGVNNANKALEAMRAAAKQTSDKQEVSKAAVVVKRKSTNKPIVKQVVKPTETAEQKKAREAEAAKLKAVEEAARRKAAEEAQQRTLEQMRQMASKYTAEDTTATIRVVDDSPLAAGLVGQAYEDSFAKEDREIKRGTNTPSARAPKKGGRRGQEEQSFSKQPKRGLKTSQGNKHGFEKPVKKQVYDVEIGETIVVADLAAKMAVKVREVIKSLMKMGELVTQNQAIDQEIAALVVEEMGHNPVLVSDTQAEDNLLEAAEEARGAQSTRAPVVTIMGHVDHGKTSLLDRIRRAKVAAGEAGGITQHIGAYHVTTDKGMITFLDTPGHAAFTAMRSRGAKATDIVVLVVAADDGVMPQTAEAIDHARAAGTPIIVAINKMDKESADPDRVLNELTVKEIVPEQWGGDVPVAMVSAHTGQGIDELLDIISIQAELLELKASEEGAAQGVVIEARVDNSRGAVTSILVQNGTLKVGDLVLAGSSYGRVRAMTDENGQRIKSAGPSIPVEILGLPEAPMAGDEVLVVSDEKKAREVADARMDRERQKRLERQSAMRLENIMASMGKKDVPIVNVVLKTDVRGTLEALHVALAELATDEVKVRIIGSGVGAITESDVTLAESSEAVLLGFNVRADNAARQKADADSIDIRYYSIIYQLIDDVKAAMSGKLAPEHRETILGVAQVREVFHSSKFGAAAGCMVLEGVLHRNKPIRVLRDDVVVFQGELESLRRYKEVVEEVRAGMECGLAVKGYKDIKALDKIEVYDVQLIKRSL
- a CDS encoding ribosome-binding factor A gives rise to the protein MAGSQRLKRMADTVQRELSELIRQELKDPRLGGLVTISAVKVSPDLGYAEVYVTVMGRELGDEQSQEANKETLDVLNKASGFLRHELSRRIKTRITPRLRFHYDKTNAYGNYMFGLIAEAVKDLPEAEAKKDDE